The Armatimonas rosea genome includes a window with the following:
- a CDS encoding serine hydrolase domain-containing protein, whose amino-acid sequence MPQVFKDAIDSFVEQERANQRIPGLSIALVSGGKLRKAAGYGQLNVETGTPATAETVYQLASVTKQVIAAAVVLLEQEGQLTLTDPVAKHLPGTPASWEKITLLNLLTHTSGLVTDEPLDLAKSYTEADAVAAVKPLPLRFAPGERHSYCNFGFVLLGEVIRQRTGQRWDEFLQTRFFRPLNMSTTRRHNLRTVVTGRAAGYALEGEALVNVPSWTRDFASGGLLTTVGDLAKWDEMLRQGTILKPESRARLFEPVVLNNKKTYPYGLGWNLVGEPGKRIAEHGGSRPGFATHFWRELDGDRSVIVLANRGADVGRIAQGIVQRA is encoded by the coding sequence ATGCCGCAGGTTTTTAAAGATGCAATCGATAGCTTTGTGGAGCAGGAGCGTGCCAACCAGCGCATTCCCGGGCTCTCCATCGCGCTGGTGAGTGGGGGAAAGCTACGCAAGGCCGCGGGCTACGGCCAGCTCAATGTGGAGACCGGAACCCCCGCGACCGCGGAGACGGTCTACCAGCTCGCCTCGGTGACCAAGCAGGTGATCGCGGCGGCGGTCGTTCTTCTGGAGCAGGAGGGGCAGCTCACGCTCACCGATCCGGTCGCCAAGCACCTGCCCGGCACCCCCGCCAGCTGGGAGAAGATCACCCTCCTGAACCTGCTCACGCACACGTCGGGGCTGGTCACCGATGAGCCGCTGGACCTCGCCAAGAGCTACACCGAGGCCGATGCGGTGGCGGCAGTCAAGCCCCTGCCCCTGCGCTTTGCCCCCGGCGAGCGCCATAGCTACTGCAACTTCGGCTTTGTGCTCCTGGGCGAGGTGATCCGTCAGCGAACCGGGCAGCGCTGGGACGAGTTCCTGCAGACGCGCTTCTTTCGCCCCCTCAACATGAGCACCACCCGGCGTCACAACCTGCGCACCGTGGTCACCGGGCGCGCCGCCGGCTACGCACTGGAGGGGGAGGCATTGGTCAATGTGCCGTCGTGGACCCGGGACTTTGCCAGTGGCGGCTTGCTAACCACCGTGGGGGACCTAGCCAAGTGGGACGAGATGCTCCGCCAGGGGACGATCCTCAAGCCCGAGTCCCGGGCGCGGCTCTTTGAGCCCGTGGTGCTCAACAACAAAAAGACCTACCCCTATGGCCTCGGCTGGAACCTTGTCGGAGAGCCAGGAAAGCGCATCGCGGAGCACGGCGGGAGCCGGCCCGGCTTTGCGACCCACTTCTGGCGTGAGCTCGATGGTGACCGCTCGGTGATTGTCCTGGCGAACCGTGGCGCCGATGTGGGACGGATCGCCCAGGGGATTGTCCAGCGCGCCTAG
- a CDS encoding DUF4129 domain-containing transglutaminase family protein: MTPSSITLPPFVLLFALVSLLSLFLISGGSLWILVALGLLILASYVLRLRLPTVWLPSLLFGGTLLGLAILSTPNEPTTTSTMIGPARGMYLFGQTMAIFMTIQFYRPTPHDPKRASLLALLGGFLTLATSCNALEERLLREIIPAAALTLGLALRTMRPRTRAQRALPLLVGLALCLALGSGWLGIKTVQTYRERLTEWGNRFMNEKPQNDLLGMSQQPVLGPMFNARGSNARILRLSGRLHSQHLRGAAFETYNENRWWPPLTGRSFHILEPHELALTPPPGEPSARVQVTRIQSGNPLLFSPLETYNLEPGEVEAVEWATDSSGPLKVTAAAPYTYHYQEGPEHFQGLMAFPKAGSGPERKRHLQLPDELRDALTPLARSVTQDCKTSAEKVAAITSYLLDNYTYSLTFNASFLPDLQLRREGDTGAEPVRRLMDAKRTDMVLRFLYAQPRQGAHCEFFASSAALLLRSIGVPTRYVTGYFAHEEEGPDTIIVRQRDAHAWCEAWVEGKGWVTVEATPPSGMPDQIKEGIEPWRKAWEWLEDQWQGLVLWLALREPLQLGMLLMVPFVGIALTLLWQRRRQRATVSPLTALLPPPELAALAKRFEAQVPSLGPTEPWSERLSALPDTAQPAAKAFIALYQQARFGGQTVPLDQLEAALKALETALSRRG, from the coding sequence ATGACCCCGTCGTCGATCACGCTCCCTCCCTTTGTGCTCCTCTTTGCCTTGGTGAGCCTGCTAAGCCTCTTCCTAATCTCGGGGGGGAGTCTCTGGATCTTGGTCGCGCTGGGGCTTCTCATCCTGGCCTCGTATGTCCTTCGGCTACGCCTGCCCACGGTTTGGCTCCCCAGCCTGCTCTTTGGCGGGACGCTTCTTGGGCTTGCGATCCTCAGCACTCCCAACGAGCCCACAACGACCTCGACCATGATTGGTCCGGCGCGCGGGATGTACCTCTTTGGTCAGACGATGGCCATTTTTATGACCATCCAGTTCTACCGCCCGACCCCCCATGACCCCAAGCGTGCGAGCCTCCTTGCGCTCCTGGGAGGCTTTCTCACCCTCGCCACGTCGTGCAACGCCCTGGAGGAGCGGCTCTTGCGGGAGATCATCCCCGCCGCGGCTCTGACACTCGGGCTGGCGCTGCGCACCATGCGGCCCCGGACACGCGCGCAAAGAGCACTTCCCCTGCTAGTTGGACTCGCTCTGTGCCTTGCCCTAGGCAGTGGCTGGCTGGGGATCAAGACGGTCCAGACCTACCGAGAGCGCCTCACGGAGTGGGGAAACCGCTTCATGAATGAGAAACCCCAAAACGACCTCCTGGGGATGTCCCAGCAGCCGGTTCTGGGGCCGATGTTCAACGCCCGTGGCTCCAACGCCCGTATTCTGCGGCTCTCGGGGCGGCTACACTCCCAGCACCTGCGAGGCGCGGCCTTCGAGACCTACAATGAGAACCGCTGGTGGCCCCCACTCACGGGCCGCTCTTTTCATATCCTAGAGCCGCACGAGCTTGCGCTCACTCCCCCCCCCGGTGAGCCATCGGCCCGTGTCCAGGTCACCCGCATTCAGAGCGGCAACCCCCTCCTCTTTTCGCCACTTGAGACCTATAACTTGGAGCCCGGTGAGGTCGAGGCAGTCGAGTGGGCGACAGACTCCAGTGGGCCGCTCAAGGTCACGGCCGCAGCTCCCTATACCTACCACTACCAGGAAGGCCCGGAGCACTTTCAGGGACTCATGGCCTTTCCCAAGGCAGGTAGCGGTCCCGAGCGCAAGCGCCACCTGCAGCTCCCCGATGAGCTGCGCGATGCCCTCACCCCCCTTGCACGCTCCGTCACACAAGACTGCAAGACCTCCGCGGAGAAAGTCGCGGCGATCACCAGCTACCTCCTCGACAACTACACCTATAGCCTGACCTTCAACGCCAGCTTTCTCCCCGACCTCCAGCTCCGTAGAGAGGGAGACACCGGCGCTGAGCCCGTCCGCCGCCTCATGGATGCCAAGCGCACCGACATGGTCCTACGCTTCCTGTATGCCCAGCCCCGTCAAGGCGCACACTGTGAGTTTTTTGCATCGTCGGCGGCGCTCCTGCTGCGGAGCATCGGGGTGCCTACCCGCTATGTCACTGGCTACTTTGCCCATGAGGAAGAGGGCCCCGATACGATCATCGTCCGCCAGCGCGATGCCCATGCCTGGTGTGAGGCCTGGGTGGAGGGTAAGGGTTGGGTCACGGTCGAGGCAACTCCCCCCAGTGGCATGCCGGATCAAATCAAAGAGGGGATCGAGCCTTGGCGCAAGGCCTGGGAGTGGCTGGAGGATCAGTGGCAGGGGCTCGTTCTCTGGCTTGCGTTGCGCGAGCCCCTCCAGCTTGGGATGCTCCTGATGGTTCCTTTTGTGGGGATTGCGCTCACCCTGCTCTGGCAGCGACGTCGTCAACGCGCTACGGTCTCCCCTCTGACGGCTCTTCTCCCGCCCCCAGAGCTGGCCGCACTTGCCAAGCGCTTCGAGGCACAGGTTCCCTCCCTCGGGCCCACGGAGCCTTGGTCGGAGCGCCTTAGCGCCCTCCCCGACACCGCGCAGCCCGCCGCTAAGGCATTTATCGCGCTCTACCAGCAGGCTCGCTTTGGTGGTCAGACGGTCCCCCTAGACCAGCTAGAGGCAGCCCTCAAGGCCTTGGAGACCGCCCTGAGTCGTAGGGGCTAG
- a CDS encoding DUF58 domain-containing protein, with amino-acid sequence MTLREIMVGYPASKDINQHPYYQGKAGQWVWRFYHFRFTRTGRWFLGLSAVVFFTIALFWNLDTQTVPLTLYVVGLWLVSSVAFLPLRAHAQLRHAERITAGETLRAEVTIQNRGRLPIPDLLVQGWGLPLVVDAQPEEGISVGYLRSGESVQVELPLHCWGRGAFVLGGCRLLTDFPFGLLQAYRIVQQPTRLIVHPAFRPLSRFNLPSGRRFQPGGIAMASQVGDSFEYLGNREWRDGDSPRDIDWRATARLAGAANSPLVVREWREEYFLRVGVVLDTHVPAEPARSARLFLREMQERLPGQPSRAGRQAALERAVSLCAAVSDALARQEYIVDLFAAGPNVYHLMAGRSLAYREQILDILACVEGSPEEPLSQIAPRLTLELDRLTTVICIVLDWDEARRSFVETLRQSGVGVKVLWVSETEEAQETEGDMQVLPPSAFASGGVDIL; translated from the coding sequence ATGACGCTTCGTGAGATCATGGTGGGCTACCCGGCCTCCAAGGACATCAATCAGCACCCGTACTACCAGGGGAAGGCTGGCCAGTGGGTCTGGCGCTTCTACCACTTTCGCTTTACCCGCACTGGGCGCTGGTTTCTCGGGCTGTCGGCGGTCGTTTTTTTTACCATTGCTCTCTTCTGGAACCTCGACACGCAGACCGTCCCCTTGACCCTCTATGTGGTGGGACTCTGGCTTGTCTCCAGTGTTGCGTTTCTCCCCCTCCGCGCCCATGCCCAGCTACGCCATGCGGAGCGAATCACGGCGGGCGAGACACTTCGAGCCGAGGTCACGATTCAAAATAGAGGCAGGCTCCCGATTCCAGATCTCCTGGTGCAGGGCTGGGGCCTGCCCTTGGTGGTCGATGCCCAGCCTGAAGAAGGCATCTCAGTGGGCTATCTGCGCTCGGGGGAGAGCGTTCAGGTGGAGCTTCCCCTGCACTGCTGGGGACGAGGTGCCTTTGTTTTAGGCGGGTGCCGTCTTCTCACCGACTTTCCTTTCGGGCTGCTCCAGGCCTATCGCATCGTGCAGCAGCCCACACGGCTGATTGTCCATCCTGCCTTCCGCCCCCTCTCGCGCTTTAACCTTCCCAGTGGACGGCGTTTTCAGCCGGGTGGAATCGCGATGGCCTCCCAAGTCGGCGATTCTTTTGAGTATCTGGGTAACCGGGAGTGGCGCGATGGAGACAGTCCACGGGATATCGACTGGCGGGCGACCGCGCGTCTCGCAGGGGCAGCAAACTCACCGCTCGTGGTGCGAGAGTGGCGGGAGGAGTACTTTCTGCGAGTCGGGGTAGTTCTGGACACCCATGTCCCCGCAGAGCCCGCGCGCTCGGCACGCCTCTTTCTACGTGAGATGCAGGAGCGCCTCCCCGGTCAGCCGTCGCGCGCAGGACGTCAGGCAGCGCTGGAGCGGGCGGTCTCGCTTTGTGCCGCGGTCAGCGATGCGCTTGCGCGTCAGGAGTACATTGTCGATCTGTTTGCAGCGGGGCCGAATGTCTACCACCTCATGGCGGGTCGGAGCCTAGCCTACCGTGAGCAGATCCTGGATATCCTTGCCTGTGTCGAGGGCTCACCCGAGGAGCCTCTCTCGCAGATCGCCCCACGCCTAACTCTAGAGCTCGATCGGCTCACGACGGTGATCTGCATCGTCCTTGATTGGGACGAAGCCCGGCGGAGCTTTGTGGAGACTCTGCGTCAGAGTGGCGTGGGGGTGAAGGTGCTCTGGGTCTCGGAGACGGAGGAGGCGCAAGAGACCGAGGGGGACATGCAGGTCCTGCCGCCCTCCGCATTTGCTTCGGGAGGAGTGGATATCCTATGA
- a CDS encoding virginiamycin B lyase family protein, with translation MKMSQVLGFQGKIKVAILVGLLSVAQGQALAQTLYVTNFFDDSIKRVSSSGVVTNFVSSGLSSPVGLAFDLAGNLYTPNQGLDTISKITPAGVVSTFATSVSSGYAIAFDTSGNLYASSQSTDKIIKITPGGVKSDFATGITNPTGLAFDSSGNLYVSSQGTSSIKKVDTGGVVTTFVNSGLSNNINDLAFDSSGNLFVVDTANNAIKKITSGGVVSTFASGFSSPFGLGIDTSNNLFVGNFGDNTIKKITSGGTVSTFASGLNGPVGVVVAPTILIPEPGTLALLCLGLAGGAVVRRRRK, from the coding sequence ATGAAAATGTCCCAGGTTTTAGGATTCCAAGGAAAAATTAAAGTCGCCATCCTAGTCGGGCTACTTAGTGTTGCCCAGGGTCAAGCTCTCGCCCAGACTCTGTACGTCACCAACTTTTTCGATGATTCCATTAAAAGAGTTTCATCGTCGGGTGTCGTTACCAACTTCGTTAGTAGTGGTCTCAGTAGTCCGGTAGGTCTTGCGTTTGATTTGGCCGGCAACCTTTACACGCCAAACCAAGGTTTAGACACAATTAGCAAGATTACACCAGCAGGTGTAGTAAGCACTTTCGCTACAAGTGTATCATCAGGCTATGCAATTGCGTTTGATACCAGTGGTAACCTCTATGCTTCTAGCCAAAGTACAGATAAGATTATAAAGATCACCCCTGGTGGCGTCAAATCTGACTTTGCAACAGGTATTACTAATCCTACAGGACTCGCGTTTGACAGCAGTGGCAATTTATATGTTTCAAGTCAAGGTACTAGCTCGATTAAGAAAGTAGATACTGGTGGGGTAGTAACTACATTTGTCAATAGCGGCCTGTCTAACAATATTAATGACCTTGCATTTGATAGCAGTGGCAACCTCTTCGTTGTCGATACAGCAAATAACGCGATTAAGAAAATTACTTCGGGTGGCGTCGTCAGTACCTTTGCATCCGGTTTCTCTTCACCCTTTGGCCTAGGTATCGACACTAGTAACAACCTTTTCGTTGGTAACTTTGGCGACAACACCATTAAAAAGATTACCTCCGGGGGAACCGTCAGCACATTTGCCTCTGGGCTCAATGGGCCTGTGGGGGTAGTGGTCGCTCCGACGATCCTTATCCCAGAACCGGGGACGCTGGCCCTTCTTTGCCTTGGGCTGGCCGGTGGAGCCGTGGTGCGGCGGCGGCGTAAGTAG
- a CDS encoding MBL fold metallo-hydrolase yields MRIFFLGTGAAEGFPAVFSRTPINLEALRRGGKNLRLRSGILLDEVVRVDLCPDALAQVHKYPHLDLAAIEHLLFTHSHDDHFAVRELQYLSRNFAPDRELPLDIWGSHQVLVKLCGETPHFFEEPPLRYRALEPFREIAVGHLWVTPLVANHKVDELCFNFLFRDGDTRLLYASDTGWYSAETWDFLADISLNAVIVECGKGISTNGYTGHLTLEECIAFKEKLALKPGAPVYLTHLCHTGLLLHEELEEHCAPHGISVAYDGLEFVL; encoded by the coding sequence GTGAGAATTTTTTTTCTTGGCACAGGGGCCGCTGAAGGATTTCCTGCGGTCTTCAGCCGAACCCCCATTAATTTAGAAGCGCTACGCCGTGGAGGAAAGAATCTCCGGCTACGCTCGGGGATCTTGTTGGACGAGGTGGTTCGGGTTGATCTTTGTCCTGATGCTCTGGCACAGGTGCATAAGTACCCCCACCTTGATCTCGCGGCGATTGAGCACCTTCTTTTTACACACTCCCACGACGATCACTTTGCGGTGCGGGAGCTGCAGTATCTCTCCCGAAACTTCGCTCCGGATCGGGAGCTGCCACTGGATATCTGGGGGAGCCACCAAGTGCTTGTCAAGCTCTGTGGGGAGACACCGCACTTTTTTGAGGAGCCCCCTCTGCGCTATCGTGCGCTGGAGCCTTTTCGTGAGATCGCAGTAGGGCACTTGTGGGTGACACCGCTAGTGGCGAACCACAAGGTCGATGAGCTGTGCTTTAACTTTCTCTTCCGTGACGGGGATACTCGCCTGCTCTATGCCTCGGATACAGGCTGGTACTCAGCGGAGACCTGGGATTTTTTGGCTGATATCTCTCTGAATGCGGTGATTGTGGAGTGCGGCAAGGGAATCTCGACAAATGGCTACACAGGCCACCTAACCCTAGAGGAGTGTATTGCCTTTAAGGAGAAGCTTGCACTAAAGCCGGGCGCTCCGGTCTACCTGACACATCTCTGTCACACGGGCCTTCTGCTCCACGAGGAACTAGAAGAGCACTGCGCCCCGCACGGAATCTCGGTCGCCTACGATGGCTTAGAGTTTGTACTCTGA
- a CDS encoding glycosyltransferase family 2 protein: MALISLVFPIFNEEAVLPVLVARLEALLPILEKDGDTVEVLFVNDGSRDSSLLQLRELAQKHSWARVLSLSRNFGHQIAVTAGMHHATGDAVVLLDADLQDPPELLPEMIRLWRDDGWEVVYGKRRSREGETAFKLLTASLFYKLLHRLTSVAIPENTGDFRLMDRKVVDALNAMGEQHRFLRGMAAWVGFKQYALEYDRPARAAGETKYPFRKMFKLAMDAVTGFSYAPLKLSRDLGAFIALGAIVYGVIQAVRYALAPRSFEPGWTSIIVVLSLLSGVQLVTLGLIGEYIGRIYDEVKGRPLYLLSEKLGFQNDAQSTNSKPS, encoded by the coding sequence ATGGCCCTGATCTCGCTTGTCTTTCCGATCTTCAATGAAGAGGCAGTTCTCCCCGTGCTGGTGGCGCGGCTGGAGGCACTCCTGCCTATCCTAGAAAAAGACGGCGACACGGTCGAGGTACTCTTTGTCAACGATGGCTCGCGCGACAGCTCGCTCTTGCAACTACGGGAGCTGGCGCAGAAGCACTCCTGGGCGCGTGTGCTCTCGCTCTCGCGTAACTTTGGGCACCAGATCGCGGTCACCGCAGGGATGCACCACGCAACAGGGGATGCCGTTGTCCTCCTCGATGCTGACCTGCAAGACCCCCCCGAGCTCCTCCCGGAGATGATCCGCCTCTGGCGCGACGACGGCTGGGAGGTGGTCTACGGCAAGCGCCGCTCGCGCGAGGGGGAGACAGCCTTTAAGCTGCTCACGGCGTCGCTTTTCTACAAGCTCCTCCACCGGCTCACCAGTGTCGCCATCCCGGAGAACACGGGGGACTTTCGCCTGATGGACCGGAAAGTGGTGGATGCACTCAACGCCATGGGCGAGCAGCACCGGTTTCTACGGGGTATGGCGGCCTGGGTGGGCTTCAAGCAATACGCCTTAGAGTACGACCGCCCCGCCCGCGCCGCAGGAGAGACCAAGTACCCATTTCGGAAGATGTTCAAGCTCGCCATGGATGCCGTGACGGGATTTTCCTACGCGCCCCTCAAGCTCTCCCGCGATCTGGGGGCCTTTATCGCTCTGGGCGCGATTGTCTATGGCGTAATCCAGGCCGTGCGCTATGCTCTGGCCCCCCGCAGCTTCGAGCCCGGCTGGACTAGTATTATCGTCGTGCTCTCCCTGCTCTCCGGGGTACAGCTGGTGACCCTGGGACTCATTGGGGAGTACATCGGGCGCATCTACGACGAAGTAAAAGGCCGACCGCTCTATCTTCTCTCGGAAAAACTAGGCTTTCAGAACGACGCTCAGAGTACAAACTCTAAGCCATCGTAG